From a region of the Enterobacter sp. JBIWA008 genome:
- a CDS encoding amino acid ABC transporter ATP-binding protein, translating to MLSGLFSHSAAGAADFSHLEQASVEFRHVDKRYGNHQVLNDINLTIAPGEVVAILGPSGSGKSTLIRLINQLETLSDGEILVDNKPTAKLSGTGLRQLRSRVGFVFQQFNLYAHLTASQNITLALEHVHGWKPQPAQERALALLEKVGMLEKAHHFPAELSGGQQQRVAIARALASSPQIILFDEPTSALDPEMIGEVLFVMKALAHSGITMIVVTHEMQFAREIADRIVFIDGGQILETAPPAQFFSQPSHPRAQRFLQKVLDPLHQEHL from the coding sequence ATGCTCTCAGGTTTATTTTCACACTCCGCGGCCGGTGCCGCGGATTTTTCACATCTGGAACAGGCCAGCGTCGAGTTTCGTCATGTGGACAAACGCTACGGCAACCATCAGGTTTTAAACGACATTAACCTCACCATCGCGCCCGGTGAAGTGGTCGCCATCCTCGGCCCTTCGGGTTCCGGTAAATCCACCCTGATTCGTCTCATCAACCAACTTGAAACCCTGAGCGACGGAGAGATTCTTGTCGACAACAAGCCTACCGCAAAGCTTTCCGGCACCGGGCTGCGCCAGCTGCGAAGCCGCGTGGGATTTGTGTTCCAGCAGTTCAATCTTTACGCCCACCTCACCGCCAGCCAGAACATCACCCTGGCGCTGGAGCACGTTCACGGCTGGAAGCCGCAGCCTGCCCAGGAGCGCGCGCTGGCCCTGCTGGAGAAGGTCGGGATGCTGGAAAAAGCCCACCATTTCCCGGCAGAGCTGTCCGGTGGACAGCAGCAGCGCGTGGCGATTGCCCGCGCCCTGGCCTCTTCACCGCAGATAATCCTGTTCGATGAACCCACCTCCGCGCTGGATCCGGAGATGATTGGCGAAGTGCTGTTTGTGATGAAAGCCCTCGCCCACAGCGGGATCACGATGATCGTGGTGACCCACGAGATGCAGTTTGCCCGGGAAATCGCCGACCGGATTGTCTTTATCGACGGCGGGCAAATTCTGGAAACGGCGCCGCCGGCACAGTTTTTCAGCCAGCCGTCGCATCCGCGCGCGCAGCGATTCCTGCAAAAGGTGTTAGACCCGCTGCATCAGGAGCATCTGTAA
- a CDS encoding ABC transporter substrate-binding protein, translating into MAANMKGFTKRTLVLGLLAAGSLLSAQAQADQLADIKAAGVVKVATFDANPPFGSVDAKTHEIVGYDVDFAKALAKSLGVKLELVATNPANRIPLLQSGKADLIVADITVTPERAQVIDFSTPYFVTGQQFLVPAKSPDKLDDYSRSRIGAVKGTTGEQALHQRFPQSRVLSYDDIPLALTALRNGNVQAITQDSTILAGLLAQAPDKANFKILPDLLSKEEIGVGVKKGETALLKAVNDELVNLEKNGQAAKIYDVWFGPNTPAPQPRAFKIEAQ; encoded by the coding sequence ATGGCAGCAAACATGAAAGGCTTTACCAAAAGGACACTGGTTCTGGGATTACTGGCGGCGGGCAGCCTGCTTTCAGCGCAGGCACAGGCAGATCAGCTGGCGGATATTAAGGCCGCAGGGGTGGTGAAAGTGGCCACTTTTGACGCCAATCCGCCGTTTGGCTCTGTTGATGCAAAAACGCATGAGATCGTGGGTTACGACGTGGACTTCGCCAAAGCGCTGGCAAAATCGCTCGGCGTGAAGCTTGAACTGGTTGCCACCAATCCGGCCAACCGTATTCCGCTGCTGCAGTCCGGGAAAGCAGACCTGATCGTGGCGGATATTACTGTCACCCCTGAACGCGCGCAGGTGATTGATTTCTCGACGCCTTACTTCGTCACCGGCCAGCAGTTCCTGGTGCCGGCTAAATCACCGGACAAGCTTGATGACTATAGCCGTTCGCGCATTGGCGCGGTCAAAGGAACGACGGGCGAGCAGGCGCTGCACCAGCGTTTCCCGCAGTCACGCGTGCTCTCGTATGACGATATTCCGCTGGCGCTGACGGCACTGCGCAACGGTAACGTACAGGCCATCACCCAGGACAGCACCATTCTGGCCGGTCTGCTGGCGCAGGCGCCGGATAAAGCGAACTTCAAAATCCTGCCCGATCTCCTCAGCAAGGAAGAGATTGGCGTTGGGGTGAAAAAAGGCGAAACGGCGCTGCTGAAGGCCGTTAACGACGAGCTGGTTAATCTCGAGAAGAACGGCCAGGCGGCAAAAATCTATGACGTCTGGTTTGGCCCAAACACGCCCGCTCCACAGCCTCGCGCCTTTAAAATAGAAGCCCAGTAA
- a CDS encoding MBL fold metallo-hydrolase: MITLCKTCGTAYDARPDRCPICEDERQYVPATGQSWTDLDTVTATHTNKWQLLEPRLFGIKTVPAFAINQRALLLQTSHGNILWDCIANLDAATKALITALGGLSAIAISHPHYYTTMQEWAAAFDAPVYLHASDREWVMRHSPAIHFWEGDALEIFPSVTLLRLGGHFAGGTVLHWQEGDGVLLVGDILQVTPGKDAVSFMWSYPNYLPLPARTVASVVSHLEGKTFERLYGAFEGQNIQAFADEIVQRSGQKYIACLK; the protein is encoded by the coding sequence ATGATTACACTCTGTAAAACCTGCGGAACCGCCTACGATGCCCGGCCGGACAGATGCCCAATTTGCGAGGACGAGCGCCAGTATGTGCCCGCCACGGGCCAGTCGTGGACCGATCTCGACACCGTCACCGCCACGCATACCAACAAATGGCAGCTGCTGGAGCCGCGGCTGTTTGGGATCAAAACGGTGCCCGCGTTTGCTATCAACCAGCGGGCGCTGCTCCTGCAAACGTCCCACGGGAATATTCTCTGGGACTGCATCGCCAACCTCGACGCCGCAACCAAAGCGCTCATTACCGCCCTCGGCGGCCTCAGCGCGATAGCGATTTCACATCCGCACTATTACACCACGATGCAGGAGTGGGCTGCGGCGTTTGATGCGCCGGTGTACCTGCACGCCAGCGACAGAGAGTGGGTTATGCGCCACAGCCCGGCCATTCATTTCTGGGAAGGGGATGCGCTGGAGATTTTCCCGTCGGTCACCCTGCTGCGTCTGGGCGGGCATTTTGCCGGTGGGACGGTGCTGCACTGGCAGGAGGGGGATGGGGTGTTGCTGGTGGGCGATATTCTGCAGGTCACGCCGGGTAAAGACGCCGTCTCGTTTATGTGGAGCTACCCGAATTATCTTCCGCTGCCGGCCCGCACCGTGGCGTCGGTGGTGAGTCATCTCGAAGGCAAAACCTTTGAACGTCTTTACGGCGCGTTCGAAGGGCAGAATATCCAGGCCTTCGCGGACGAGATTGTGCAGCGGTCGGGCCAGAAATATATTGCTTGTCTGAAGTAA
- a CDS encoding carbonic anhydrase, whose amino-acid sequence MQHIIEGFLSFQKEIFPQRKELFRSLASSQNPKALFISCSDSRLVPELVTQQEPGQLFVIRNAGNIVPPFGPEPGGVSATIEYAVVALGVTDIVICGHSNCGAMKAIADNANLEPMPAVSHWLRYSDAAKAVVEKKTWDKPIDKVNAMVQENVFAQLSNIKTHPSVAVGLRNNSIRLHGWVYDIESGKILALDKATKTFVSLSEKPEVFFE is encoded by the coding sequence ATGCAACATATCATTGAAGGTTTTCTCAGCTTTCAAAAAGAGATTTTCCCGCAACGTAAAGAACTCTTCCGCAGTTTAGCGTCCAGCCAGAATCCCAAAGCGCTGTTCATCTCATGCTCCGACAGCCGTCTGGTCCCGGAACTGGTCACCCAGCAAGAGCCAGGACAACTCTTTGTCATTCGTAATGCTGGCAACATCGTGCCGCCTTTCGGGCCGGAGCCTGGCGGCGTGTCCGCCACTATCGAATACGCCGTGGTGGCGCTGGGCGTCACGGACATCGTGATCTGCGGTCACTCCAACTGTGGCGCGATGAAGGCGATTGCCGATAACGCGAACCTGGAGCCGATGCCTGCTGTGTCACACTGGCTGCGCTATTCTGACGCGGCGAAAGCCGTGGTAGAGAAGAAAACCTGGGATAAGCCGATCGATAAAGTCAATGCGATGGTGCAGGAGAACGTGTTTGCACAGCTGAGCAACATTAAGACCCATCCGTCTGTCGCGGTGGGCCTGCGTAATAATTCCATCCGACTGCACGGCTGGGTGTACGACATTGAAAGCGGCAAAATCCTTGCCCTGGATAAAGCGACGAAAACCTTCGTTTCGCTGTCTGAAAAACCGGAAGTCTTCTTCGAGTAA
- a CDS encoding FAD-NAD(P)-binding protein, which yields MKKIAIIGSGPTGIYTFYHLLKNSAPLSVSIFEQSEDAGVGMPYNDDDNSRLMLANIASIEIPPIFMTYLDWLKEQSEAHLARFKVDKSHLHDRQFLPRLLLGEYFRDSFLSIVKEAKKLGIKVNVHESAKVTDIIPATTGVTLSVNGSVLPEQFDLAVIATGHVWPDEDEATRTFFPSPWSGLMDASIPPCRVGIMGTSLSGLDAAMAVVMQHGEFRDGKFILDKGSEALNIVLMSRTGILPEADFYCPIPYEPLSVLTERVVETEIAKGSDSLLDRIFTLMVKELQLADPMWCEKISLHKQNADSIREAWFEDRKRHGPFTWAEENLDEVERNKRERRTVAWRYTVLRLHEVVQAIVPHLDERDGKRFKQGLARIFIDNYAAIPPQSIRRLLALREAGIISAAALGDDYTLDVCSDRTVITTKETVYRFDVFIDARGQKPLKTKDLPFPTLRKQLEATGEEIPDIGEDYTLKAPETVRGRIAFGAIPWLMHDRPFVQGLAECAEIAQAIAKAAEEPASGSRRRLPYIES from the coding sequence ATGAAGAAGATCGCGATTATCGGCTCCGGCCCCACGGGGATTTATACTTTTTATCATCTCCTTAAAAACAGCGCGCCGCTCTCAGTTTCCATCTTTGAACAATCCGAAGACGCCGGCGTGGGTATGCCCTATAACGACGACGATAATTCCCGGCTGATGCTGGCGAATATCGCGAGCATTGAAATCCCGCCCATTTTTATGACCTACCTCGACTGGCTCAAGGAACAGAGTGAAGCTCATCTTGCGCGCTTTAAGGTTGATAAATCCCACCTGCATGACCGACAGTTCCTGCCCAGGCTCTTGTTGGGTGAGTATTTCCGCGACAGCTTTCTTTCCATCGTAAAAGAGGCAAAAAAGCTGGGAATCAAAGTTAATGTCCATGAATCTGCGAAGGTCACTGACATCATTCCCGCGACAACCGGCGTTACGCTTTCCGTCAACGGCAGCGTCTTGCCCGAACAATTCGACCTTGCGGTTATCGCCACCGGCCACGTCTGGCCAGACGAGGATGAAGCCACGCGCACGTTCTTCCCCAGCCCGTGGTCCGGTCTGATGGACGCCAGTATCCCTCCCTGCCGCGTTGGCATCATGGGGACATCCCTGAGCGGGCTGGATGCCGCCATGGCGGTAGTGATGCAGCACGGCGAGTTTCGTGACGGTAAATTTATCCTCGATAAAGGCAGCGAGGCATTAAACATTGTCCTGATGTCCCGGACGGGCATTCTGCCTGAGGCCGATTTTTACTGCCCTATTCCTTACGAGCCGCTGTCGGTATTGACCGAACGCGTGGTTGAAACCGAGATTGCCAAAGGTTCGGATAGCCTGCTCGATCGCATCTTTACGCTGATGGTGAAAGAGCTTCAGCTCGCTGACCCGATGTGGTGCGAGAAAATATCCCTGCATAAGCAGAATGCGGACAGCATTCGTGAGGCATGGTTTGAAGATCGCAAACGGCACGGCCCCTTTACCTGGGCGGAAGAGAATCTCGACGAGGTTGAACGCAACAAACGCGAACGCCGTACCGTGGCCTGGCGCTATACCGTGCTTCGGCTGCATGAAGTGGTTCAGGCGATCGTGCCCCATCTCGACGAGCGAGACGGCAAACGCTTCAAACAGGGGCTGGCCCGGATATTTATTGACAACTATGCGGCCATCCCCCCGCAGTCTATCCGCAGGCTGCTCGCGCTTCGGGAAGCCGGCATCATTAGCGCGGCTGCGCTCGGTGACGATTACACGCTGGATGTTTGCAGCGATCGAACGGTGATAACCACTAAAGAGACCGTTTACCGTTTCGACGTTTTTATTGATGCGCGAGGGCAGAAACCACTCAAAACGAAAGATCTGCCCTTCCCGACGCTGCGCAAACAGCTGGAAGCAACGGGCGAAGAGATACCCGACATCGGCGAGGATTACACGCTAAAAGCACCTGAAACGGTTCGCGGGCGCATCGCCTTCGGCGCGATACCCTGGCTGATGCACGATCGTCCCTTCGTTCAGGGGCTGGCGGAATGTGCAGAGATTGCACAAGCAATAGCGAAAGCGGCGGAAGAACCCGCGTCGGGATCGCGGCGGAGATTACCGTATATCGAGAGCTGA
- the mdtK gene encoding MdtK family multidrug efflux MATE transporter, giving the protein MQKYMNEARQLLALAIPVIVAQVAQTAMGFVDTVMAGGYSATDMAAVAIGTSIWLPAILFGHGLLLALTPVIAQLNGSGRRDRIAHQVRQGFWLAGFVSLLIMVVLWNAGHIIRAMHNIDPALADKAVGYLRALLWGAPGYLFFQVARNQCEGLAKTKPGMVMGFIGLLVNIPVNYVFIYGHFGMPELGGVGCGVATAAVYWVMFFSMLTFVKRARSMRDIRNENRFSTPDWNIMTRLVQLGLPIALALFFEVTLFAVVALLVSPLGIVNVAGHQIALNFSSLMFVLPMSLAAAVTIRVGFRLGQGSTLDAQTASRTGLGVGVCMAVCTALFTVALREQIALLYNDNPEVVTLASHLMLLAAIYQISDSIQVIGSGVLRGYKDTRSIFFITFIAYWVLGLPSGYILALTDLVVDRMGPAGFWMGFIIGLTSAAIMMMMRMRFLQRQPSTVILQRAAR; this is encoded by the coding sequence GTGCAGAAGTACATGAATGAAGCGCGCCAGCTATTGGCACTGGCTATACCAGTGATCGTCGCGCAAGTGGCCCAGACCGCAATGGGATTTGTGGATACGGTAATGGCAGGTGGCTACAGCGCCACCGATATGGCGGCCGTTGCTATCGGCACGTCAATCTGGCTTCCGGCCATCCTGTTCGGCCACGGTCTGCTGCTCGCGCTCACGCCGGTTATCGCTCAGCTGAACGGCTCGGGTCGTCGCGATCGCATTGCGCATCAGGTCCGTCAGGGTTTCTGGCTGGCAGGGTTTGTCTCCCTGCTGATCATGGTCGTGCTCTGGAACGCGGGTCATATTATTCGGGCGATGCATAACATTGACCCGGCGCTGGCTGATAAAGCCGTGGGCTATCTGCGCGCCCTGCTCTGGGGTGCGCCCGGCTACCTCTTTTTCCAGGTGGCGCGTAACCAGTGTGAGGGCCTGGCGAAAACCAAGCCCGGGATGGTGATGGGCTTTATCGGTTTGCTGGTCAACATTCCGGTGAACTATGTCTTTATTTACGGTCATTTCGGGATGCCGGAGCTCGGCGGCGTCGGCTGCGGCGTGGCGACGGCAGCCGTTTACTGGGTGATGTTCTTCTCAATGCTCACCTTTGTGAAGCGCGCCCGCTCCATGCGCGATATTCGCAACGAGAACAGATTTAGCACGCCGGACTGGAACATCATGACGCGTCTGGTGCAGTTAGGGTTGCCAATTGCCCTCGCCCTGTTCTTCGAGGTGACCCTGTTTGCCGTGGTCGCCCTGCTGGTCTCCCCGCTGGGCATTGTGAACGTGGCCGGGCACCAGATTGCGCTGAACTTCAGCTCCCTGATGTTCGTCCTGCCGATGTCGCTGGCGGCGGCGGTGACGATTCGCGTGGGCTTCCGCCTGGGCCAGGGCTCAACGCTGGATGCGCAAACGGCCTCCCGGACCGGGCTGGGCGTCGGCGTCTGCATGGCGGTCTGTACTGCGCTCTTTACCGTTGCATTACGCGAGCAGATTGCCCTGCTCTATAACGACAATCCGGAAGTGGTCACGCTGGCATCACACCTGATGCTGCTGGCCGCGATTTACCAGATCTCTGACTCCATCCAGGTGATTGGCAGCGGCGTGCTGCGCGGATATAAAGACACGCGCTCCATCTTCTTTATCACCTTCATCGCCTACTGGGTGCTGGGACTGCCGAGTGGCTACATCCTGGCGCTTACCGATCTGGTAGTGGATCGCATGGGTCCGGCTGGGTTCTGGATGGGCTTTATCATCGGCCTGACGTCGGCGGCGATTATGATGATGATGCGAATGCGCTTCCTGCAACGCCAGCCATCAACGGTTATTTTGCAACGCGCGGCACGTTAA
- a CDS encoding riboflavin synthase subunit alpha, translated as MFTGIVQGTAKVVSIDEKPNFRTHVVELPEYMLDGIETGASIAHNGCCLTVTEINGNQISFDLMKETLRITNLGELVVGDTVNVERAAKFSDEIGGHLMSGHIMTTAEVAKIVTSENNRQIWFKMQDPSLMKYILYKGFIGIDGISLTVGEVTPTRFCVHLIPETLQRTTLGAKKLGHRVNIEIDPQTQAVVDTVERVLAAKEAAIIKTAAEEE; from the coding sequence ATGTTTACTGGTATTGTGCAGGGCACCGCCAAAGTGGTGTCCATTGATGAAAAACCCAATTTCCGTACTCACGTGGTTGAGCTGCCGGAATATATGCTCGACGGCATAGAGACCGGCGCGTCGATTGCACATAACGGCTGCTGCCTGACCGTTACCGAAATTAACGGTAACCAGATTAGCTTTGATTTAATGAAAGAGACGCTGCGTATCACCAACCTGGGTGAACTGGTGGTGGGGGATACCGTCAACGTTGAGCGCGCGGCGAAGTTCAGCGATGAGATTGGCGGCCACCTGATGTCCGGGCACATCATGACCACCGCTGAAGTGGCAAAAATCGTGACCTCGGAAAATAACCGTCAAATCTGGTTTAAAATGCAGGATCCTTCATTAATGAAATACATCCTCTATAAAGGATTTATTGGCATTGACGGGATTAGTCTGACCGTCGGAGAAGTGACGCCGACGCGCTTTTGCGTGCATTTAATTCCCGAGACGCTGCAGCGCACAACGCTGGGCGCCAAAAAACTGGGGCATCGCGTGAATATCGAAATCGATCCGCAAACCCAGGCGGTAGTGGATACCGTTGAGCGCGTGCTGGCAGCAAAAGAAGCCGCAATAATAAAGACCGCCGCGGAAGAAGAATAA
- the cfa gene encoding cyclopropane fatty acyl phospholipid synthase, with translation MSSSCIEEVSVPDDNWSRIVSELLGRAGITINGSSPSDPQVKHPDFFKRVLREGSLGLGESYMDGWWECERLDTFFASVLRAGLENQLPRNLKDTLRVASARLFNLQSKKRAWIVGKEHYDLGNDLFSRMLDPFMQYSCAYWKEASTLEDAQQAKLRLISEKLQLQPGMRVLDIGCGWGGLAYFMAKHYGVSVVGVTISAEQQKMARERCQGLDVDIRLQDYRDLNEQFDRIVSVGMFEHVGPKNYDTYFEVVDRNLKPDGIFLLHTIGSKRTDNNVDPWINKYIFPNGCLPSVRQIANASESHFVMEDWHNFGADYDTTLMAWHARFQETWPEIADNYSERFKRMFSYYLNACAGAFRARDIQLWQVVFSRGIEHGLRVAR, from the coding sequence ATGAGTTCATCGTGTATAGAAGAAGTCAGCGTTCCGGACGACAACTGGTCCCGGATCGTCAGTGAACTGTTAGGTCGAGCAGGCATCACTATTAATGGATCATCGCCATCCGATCCTCAGGTTAAACATCCCGACTTTTTTAAACGCGTGTTGCGGGAGGGTTCGTTAGGCCTGGGAGAAAGTTATATGGACGGCTGGTGGGAGTGTGAACGTCTGGATACCTTTTTCGCCAGCGTGCTGCGTGCCGGTCTTGAAAATCAACTCCCTCGCAATCTGAAAGACACCCTGCGCGTCGCCTCTGCCCGACTGTTCAATCTGCAAAGTAAAAAACGCGCGTGGATTGTTGGCAAAGAACACTACGATCTTGGCAATGACCTGTTCAGCCGTATGCTGGACCCTTTCATGCAGTACTCCTGCGCCTACTGGAAAGAGGCGTCGACCCTTGAAGATGCCCAGCAGGCCAAGCTGCGTCTGATTAGCGAGAAGCTGCAGCTGCAGCCCGGTATGCGCGTGCTGGATATTGGCTGCGGCTGGGGTGGGCTGGCGTATTTTATGGCGAAGCACTATGGCGTCAGCGTTGTCGGCGTGACGATTTCAGCGGAACAGCAAAAAATGGCGCGAGAGCGCTGCCAGGGTCTCGATGTGGATATCCGGCTGCAGGATTACCGTGACCTGAACGAACAGTTTGACCGGATCGTTTCCGTCGGCATGTTCGAGCACGTCGGGCCGAAAAACTACGATACCTATTTTGAGGTGGTGGATCGTAATCTGAAACCGGACGGCATCTTCCTGCTCCACACTATCGGCTCTAAGCGGACCGACAATAACGTCGACCCATGGATCAACAAATACATCTTTCCGAATGGCTGCTTACCGTCCGTTCGCCAGATTGCCAACGCCAGCGAATCCCATTTCGTGATGGAAGACTGGCATAACTTTGGCGCGGATTACGACACTACGTTGATGGCATGGCACGCGCGTTTTCAGGAAACCTGGCCAGAAATTGCGGACAACTATTCTGAACGATTCAAGCGGATGTTTAGCTATTATTTAAATGCCTGCGCGGGAGCGTTTCGCGCGCGGGATATTCAGCTCTGGCAGGTGGTATTCAGCCGTGGGATTGAACACGGATTACGTGTCGCACGCTAA
- the punC gene encoding purine nucleoside transporter PunC, with translation MQPRIGFLVWLGGLSVLGFLATDMYLPAFAAMQEDLQTPAAAISASLSLFLAGFAFAQLLWGPLSDRFGRKPVLLLGLAIFAVGCLGMLWVRDATWLLVLRFIQAVGVCAAAVTWQALVTDYYPANRTNRIFATIMPLVGLSPALAPLLGSWILAHFDWQAIFATLFAITLVLMLPAFALRPAHKKEAHADATPITFTSLLSTKAYRGNVLIYAACSASFFAWLTGSPFILHDMGYSPAAIGLSYVPQTIAFLVGGYGCRAALQKWEGQQMLPWLLVLYALSVIGTWAVGFIPGAGLAEILIPFCVMAVANGAIYPIVVAQALRPFPQATGRAAALQNTLQLGLCFLASLVVSALIATPLLTTTSVMLVTVALAVMGYRMQAAAQREQDNRTQVETSHA, from the coding sequence ATGCAACCCAGGATCGGTTTTTTAGTCTGGCTCGGCGGCTTAAGCGTGCTGGGCTTTTTGGCCACCGATATGTACCTGCCGGCGTTTGCCGCCATGCAGGAAGATTTACAAACGCCTGCTGCCGCCATCAGCGCCAGCCTGAGTTTGTTCCTCGCCGGTTTTGCTTTCGCACAGCTGCTCTGGGGACCGCTCTCGGATCGCTTTGGTCGTAAACCGGTACTGTTGCTGGGTCTGGCCATTTTTGCCGTGGGCTGCCTGGGGATGCTATGGGTACGCGATGCCACCTGGCTGCTGGTGCTGCGGTTTATTCAGGCCGTGGGCGTCTGTGCCGCGGCCGTGACCTGGCAGGCGCTGGTCACCGACTATTACCCGGCTAACCGCACAAACCGTATTTTCGCCACCATTATGCCGCTGGTGGGTCTTTCACCTGCCCTTGCCCCACTGCTGGGCAGCTGGATCCTCGCGCATTTCGACTGGCAGGCCATCTTCGCCACGCTGTTTGCCATTACCCTGGTACTGATGCTGCCGGCGTTCGCCCTCAGGCCCGCGCATAAAAAAGAAGCGCACGCTGACGCGACGCCGATTACCTTCACTTCCCTGCTCAGCACCAAAGCGTATCGCGGTAATGTCCTGATCTATGCCGCCTGCTCGGCAAGCTTCTTCGCGTGGCTCACCGGTTCGCCGTTCATTCTGCACGATATGGGCTACAGCCCTGCAGCCATCGGCCTGAGCTATGTTCCGCAGACTATCGCGTTTCTGGTGGGCGGGTACGGCTGTCGCGCGGCGCTGCAAAAATGGGAAGGTCAGCAGATGCTGCCGTGGCTGCTGGTGCTGTATGCGCTGAGCGTCATCGGGACCTGGGCCGTTGGCTTTATTCCGGGTGCCGGTCTGGCTGAAATTTTGATCCCATTCTGCGTGATGGCCGTCGCGAACGGGGCGATTTACCCGATTGTCGTAGCCCAGGCGCTGCGTCCGTTCCCGCAGGCGACAGGCCGCGCCGCCGCGCTGCAGAACACCCTGCAGCTGGGGCTGTGTTTCCTGGCAAGTCTGGTGGTCTCCGCGCTCATTGCCACGCCGCTCCTGACCACCACCAGCGTGATGCTGGTAACCGTTGCGCTGGCGGTGATGGGCTATCGCATGCAGGCAGCCGCGCAGCGTGAGCAGGACAACCGCACTCAGGTTGAAACATCACATGCCTGA
- the punR gene encoding DNA-binding transcriptional activator PunR produces the protein MWSDYSLEVVDAVARNGSFSGAAQELHRVPSAISYTVRQLEEWLAVPLFERRHRDVELTPAGAWFLKEGRSVIKKMQITREQCQQIANGWRGHLSIAVDNIVKPERTRQMIVDFYRHFSDVELRVSQEVFNGVWDALADGRAEMAIGATQAIPVGGRYAFRDMGMLSWKCVVASDHPLAAMEGPLSDDTLRNWPSLVLEDTSRSLPKRITWLLDNQRRVVAPDWESSATCLSAGLCVAMVPVHFARPRIDTGEWVELTLENPFPDAACCLTWQQNDVSPAMAWLLDYLGDSETLNREWLREPA, from the coding sequence ATGTGGTCAGATTATTCTCTTGAAGTGGTCGATGCTGTTGCGCGTAACGGCAGCTTCAGCGGTGCGGCGCAGGAGCTGCACCGCGTCCCTTCGGCAATCAGCTACACGGTGCGCCAGCTGGAGGAGTGGCTGGCGGTTCCGCTGTTTGAACGACGGCATCGTGATGTGGAATTAACGCCCGCAGGCGCGTGGTTTTTAAAGGAAGGGCGTTCTGTTATCAAAAAAATGCAGATCACCCGCGAACAGTGTCAGCAGATCGCTAACGGCTGGCGGGGACATCTTTCCATCGCGGTGGATAATATCGTTAAGCCGGAACGCACCCGGCAGATGATCGTCGATTTCTACCGTCATTTCTCTGACGTCGAGCTGCGGGTCTCGCAGGAGGTGTTTAACGGCGTCTGGGATGCGCTGGCGGACGGCAGGGCAGAGATGGCGATTGGGGCTACGCAGGCGATCCCGGTCGGGGGACGTTACGCCTTTCGTGATATGGGGATGCTGAGCTGGAAATGCGTGGTGGCAAGCGATCATCCGCTGGCGGCGATGGAAGGGCCGCTGAGCGATGATACGCTGCGCAACTGGCCGTCGCTGGTGCTGGAGGATACGTCTCGTTCATTGCCCAAGCGTATCACCTGGCTTCTGGACAACCAGCGGAGGGTGGTTGCCCCTGACTGGGAATCGTCGGCGACGTGCCTCAGCGCCGGACTTTGCGTCGCGATGGTGCCCGTTCATTTCGCGCGTCCGCGCATCGATACCGGAGAGTGGGTTGAGCTGACGCTGGAGAATCCGTTCCCGGACGCGGCCTGCTGCCTGACCTGGCAACAAAATGATGTCTCGCCCGCGATGGCCTGGCTGCTTGATTATCTGGGGGACAGCGAAACGCTGAACCGGGAATGGTTACGGGAGCCAGCATAG